From Armatimonadota bacterium, a single genomic window includes:
- a CDS encoding N-6 DNA methylase has protein sequence MPDYPRALRDYAKELSANLARRDSTEHTHRPALKKAIEALFPKTVATNEPRRIQAGAPDYIVATGVVNVGYIEAKDIGKNLREIEKDEQLKRYRASLPNLILTDYVEFRWYTDGQFREAATLGMLTEDAVKPSKESLEQVYNLLDRFMQHRVPSVGTAKDLASRMAHLARMIRNVTEETFKLEEQTGTLHAQYESFKQVLLPTLKTDEFADMFAQTVAYGLFAARVNAEPDREFTRQNAAYMLPKTNPFLRSTFAHIAGVELDDRVTWIVDDLAQVLADADMHAILEDFGTRTRREDPVVHFYETFLAEYNPKQRELRGVYYTPEPVVSYIVRSVDHLLQTKFDKPLGLADPEVMILDPACGTGTFLFEVVKLIHQRLAENGQLGSWNSYVEEKLLPRLFGFELLMAPYTIAHLKMGMLLEELGYEFKSDQRLGIYLTNTLEPGTKEQVPLGFAGFITEEANAAADVKQTKPIMVVLGNPPYSGHSANKGAWIEGLLKGRLPDGAKVSGYYEVDGKPLGEKNPKWLQDDYVKFIRFGQWRIDETGYGILAYVSNHGYLDNPTFRGMRQSLMRTFSEISILDLHGNCKKKEKAPDGGPDENVFDIQQGVAIGMFVKEKDTSGAGTVRHAHLWGSRKTKYSDLCESDVAKTEWKDAAPDSPFYLFVAGDAGLRAEYNRGWVVTAAVPVNVLGFQTHRDGFAIAFDAHEIAQRITTLLDQNVAESDVRVKYDVGGLDIPTARRKLLAVKDPRAAQARCLYRPFDERACYYSDVIMDRPRRELLDHVAVKQNLCLNIVRQTKMETWRHAVVSDAPTPALYVELKDGSNVFPLYLYPRLADAQDQQDLLLDTEPWPLSEKGRRPNLNPDFVADLKKRLGMEFVTDGKGDLEATFGPEDIFDYIYAVFHSPTYRTRYAEFLKIDFPRVPLTSDKGLFRRLAEKGAELVGLHLMESPALNNLVTSYPVAGTDEVEKVRYAEPLTPDPSPSGGEGSAGRVYINGDQYFAGVEPQVWEFHIGGYQVLDKWLKDRRGRKLNFDDQQHYQRIVVALKETMRLMGEIDSLIPSWPIE, from the coding sequence ATGCCGGATTATCCCAGAGCACTCAGAGACTACGCGAAGGAGCTCTCCGCCAACCTGGCAAGGCGCGACTCCACCGAACATACCCACCGCCCGGCCCTCAAGAAGGCGATCGAGGCGCTCTTCCCCAAGACCGTCGCCACCAACGAGCCCCGACGCATTCAGGCGGGCGCTCCCGACTATATCGTCGCTACTGGAGTCGTGAACGTCGGCTACATCGAGGCGAAGGACATCGGCAAGAACCTCCGCGAGATCGAGAAGGACGAGCAGCTCAAGCGATACCGCGCCTCCCTCCCGAACCTCATCCTCACCGATTACGTCGAGTTCCGATGGTATACCGACGGCCAGTTCCGCGAGGCCGCCACCCTCGGGATGCTCACGGAAGATGCGGTAAAGCCGAGCAAGGAGAGCCTGGAGCAGGTCTACAACCTCCTCGACCGCTTCATGCAGCACCGCGTCCCCTCAGTCGGGACGGCGAAGGACCTCGCCTCCCGCATGGCTCACCTCGCCCGCATGATTCGCAACGTCACCGAGGAAACCTTCAAGCTGGAGGAGCAGACCGGCACGCTCCACGCTCAATACGAGAGCTTCAAGCAGGTCCTCCTGCCGACCCTCAAGACGGACGAGTTCGCCGACATGTTCGCGCAGACCGTCGCCTACGGTCTCTTCGCGGCGAGGGTCAACGCGGAGCCCGACCGGGAGTTCACGCGCCAGAACGCCGCCTACATGCTCCCGAAGACCAATCCCTTCCTGCGGAGCACCTTCGCCCACATCGCCGGTGTCGAGCTGGACGACCGCGTGACCTGGATAGTTGACGACCTCGCGCAGGTTCTCGCGGATGCGGATATGCACGCCATCCTGGAGGACTTCGGCACTCGCACGCGCAGGGAGGACCCGGTCGTTCATTTCTACGAGACGTTCCTCGCGGAGTACAACCCAAAACAGCGCGAGCTTCGGGGCGTATACTACACGCCGGAGCCGGTCGTCTCCTACATCGTCCGCTCGGTGGACCATCTGCTTCAGACCAAGTTCGACAAGCCGCTCGGCCTCGCCGACCCGGAGGTGATGATCCTCGATCCCGCCTGCGGGACCGGCACGTTCCTCTTCGAGGTCGTGAAGCTCATCCACCAGCGCCTCGCGGAGAACGGGCAGTTGGGAAGCTGGAACAGCTACGTGGAGGAGAAGCTGCTCCCCAGGCTCTTCGGCTTCGAACTGCTGATGGCTCCGTACACCATCGCGCACCTCAAGATGGGGATGCTGCTGGAGGAGCTGGGCTACGAGTTCAAGTCCGATCAGCGACTGGGCATCTACCTCACCAATACGCTCGAGCCGGGCACGAAGGAGCAGGTCCCGCTCGGCTTCGCCGGGTTCATCACGGAGGAGGCGAACGCCGCCGCCGATGTCAAGCAGACGAAGCCGATAATGGTCGTCCTCGGCAACCCGCCGTATTCCGGCCATTCCGCGAACAAGGGCGCGTGGATAGAGGGCCTCCTGAAGGGCAGGCTCCCGGACGGCGCAAAGGTTTCGGGCTACTACGAGGTAGACGGAAAGCCGCTTGGGGAGAAGAACCCGAAGTGGCTTCAGGACGACTATGTGAAGTTCATCCGCTTCGGGCAGTGGCGGATAGACGAGACCGGCTACGGAATCCTGGCCTACGTGAGCAACCACGGCTACTTGGATAACCCGACCTTCCGAGGCATGCGGCAGAGCCTGATGCGGACCTTCAGCGAGATCAGCATCCTCGATCTGCACGGCAACTGCAAGAAGAAGGAGAAAGCCCCGGACGGCGGACCCGATGAGAACGTCTTCGATATCCAGCAGGGCGTAGCCATCGGTATGTTCGTGAAGGAGAAGGACACCAGCGGTGCGGGGACTGTCAGACACGCTCACCTGTGGGGCAGCCGAAAGACGAAGTACTCCGATCTCTGCGAGAGCGATGTGGCCAAGACCGAATGGAAGGACGCCGCGCCCGATTCGCCCTTCTATCTGTTCGTTGCCGGGGATGCCGGCCTCAGGGCCGAGTATAACAGGGGATGGGTGGTCACTGCCGCTGTTCCGGTGAACGTGCTCGGCTTCCAGACGCACCGCGACGGGTTCGCTATTGCCTTTGACGCACATGAGATAGCCCAAAGAATCACGACGTTGTTGGACCAGAACGTTGCAGAGTCAGACGTGAGGGTGAAGTACGACGTAGGGGGGTTGGACATTCCCACCGCCCGACGGAAGCTCCTTGCAGTGAAGGACCCCAGGGCAGCGCAGGCGCGATGCCTATACCGTCCGTTTGACGAGAGAGCATGCTACTACAGCGATGTGATCATGGATAGGCCACGTCGCGAACTGCTGGATCATGTTGCCGTAAAGCAGAATCTCTGTCTGAACATCGTTCGGCAAACAAAGATGGAAACGTGGAGGCACGCGGTTGTCTCCGATGCTCCAACCCCCGCACTATACGTGGAACTCAAGGACGGCTCGAACGTATTCCCGCTGTATCTCTATCCACGACTGGCTGACGCGCAGGATCAGCAAGACCTTCTGCTCGACACCGAACCCTGGCCGCTGAGTGAGAAGGGGCGCAGGCCGAACCTCAATCCCGATTTCGTCGCCGACCTGAAGAAGCGCCTGGGGATGGAGTTCGTCACCGACGGGAAGGGCGACCTGGAGGCGACCTTCGGCCCGGAGGATATCTTCGATTACATCTACGCGGTCTTCCACTCGCCGACTTACCGGACCCGGTACGCCGAGTTCCTCAAGATAGACTTCCCGCGCGTGCCGCTAACGTCGGACAAGGGCCTCTTCCGCCGCCTTGCCGAGAAGGGCGCGGAACTCGTCGGGCTGCACCTCATGGAGTCGCCGGCGCTGAACAACCTCGTCACCAGCTACCCGGTTGCGGGGACGGACGAGGTGGAGAAGGTCCGGTACGCAGAACCCCTCACCCCCGACCCCTCTCCCTCAGGGGGCGAGGGGAGCGCCGGGCGCGTCTACATCAACGGCGACCAGTACTTCGCGGGCGTGGAGCCGCAGGTCTGGGAGTTTCACATCGGCGGCTACCAGGTGCTCGACAAATGGCTGAAGGACCGCAGAGGCCGGAAGCTCAACTTCGATGATCAGCAGCACTACCAGAGGATCGTCGTCGCCCTCAAGGAGACCATGCGCCTGATGGGGGAGATAGACTCCCTCATCCCCTCCTGGCCGATCGAGTAG